The genomic stretch TCATTCTTTTTGGCAGCAGGAGACTGCAAATATTCAGCAGATCGGCCAACTACCGGTTGCCTGTTGAATGCTCGGAGGAGCCTGGAGCGGTAGTGATCCCCCGCCAGGAAGTAGAGGATCGGGTCCAAGCAGCTGTTAGAGCTGGCTAGTGGACGGGTGATTTTGTATGTGAAATTGACGATGTTGAGGAACCAGCAGTCTGCCTCCAATACACGGTATGTGTAGTAGAGAGTGCGTGTGACGTGGAACGGGACAAAGCTGATGGCAAACACAGTCAGCACCATGATAACAAGTTTGATGGACTTCCTTCGGGATGAGCTGCGCCCCTGACCGGGAGAAAGGCCCTGCCTGGGGCGGCAGAGCGTCCGCGCCATCAAACCATAGCAAACCATGATGACCAGGAAGGGCACACCAAAAAGCAGCACCATCACCACTGAACTGTAAGTGACATAGTTCTGAAAATCATCGGGGCTGCTGGTGTCGTGGCACAGCGTGTCATTGTCCCGCTGTGTGGTGGTCACAAAGATGAGGTTGGGCACCAGGCAAGCGGCCACTGTGGCCCACACCAGGGCGCACACCAGGTGAGCGTGGCGTGGCTTCACCAGCGTCAGCGAACGGATGGGGTGGCAGATGCCCAGGTAGCGGTGCACGCTGATGCAAGTGAGAAAGAGGATGCTGCAGTATAGATTGGCATAGAACAGGAAGCGTACTATCTTGCACAAGGCCACGCCAAAGGGCCAGTGACTGCGGTTGGCATAATAGTAGATGAGCATGGGCAGAGAGAGAACATACAAGGTGTCCGACAGTGCCAAGTGGAACATGTACACTGTGCTGGTGTTCCAAGGACGCATCTTAGTCAGGAACATCCACAGAGCCACTAAGTTAAGTGCCAAGCCCAGTAAAAACACCAGCGAGTACGACACAGGCAGCAGGATGTATTTGAACTCCTCGTCAAAGCGGCAGCTATTATACACATCCACTGAATCCACTGGTATTGGCGTGGTGAGCGGGACGGAGAGGTTTCTTGAGAAGGGTTGAAGGAGTAATGAAGCCATCTTTTAGCTGAAAACAGAAGGGCAACATTTAAGAAACAGAACAATAGCAGCAAGCTATTAAACTGCACAGGCCCACATATAACAGTAGAGGGCTACAAATACAGTCAAATAAATAAGATGGagttattaattttaattttaactacAGAATCTGCTCTCCACTTTAATCAATACAATTCTGGTGGCAATGGCCATCTCTACTGATTAGTTTTATAGTACTTACTGGATCATTTgtattagttactgaataataaggcTTAAGGCTAGGAACTGAATAATGACCATGGCGACTGAGGTGCTGTAATACTGCAATCCATCACTTCACTCAAATTGAGCGTATTAACTAATGTTGAGACTTGACGGATATAGATATAGTAATAATACAGCATATCATATTATTCCATATTGCAgtgttttgcacagtactgttcTAAGTGAGTGTGTTAGTTTGTGGCAAGTTTGTTAGCATGGGACTAATGTATTGATTTCTGACTATGGCATTAGATTGGGACCTTTAAAGAACAGTTTCTGTTTCAGATGTTGTTCTTTTATAATACTGAATTCTCTAATGAACTAATATGTTAGCATCAGACACGTTTTAAGCCATTctttttgctgtaaataaaaaaatctgagaTCTGTGTTTAAGAGAATATAGGCTAAAAGTGACATTTAGGGAATATGCTTGATACTTGACAGACATACAGTACAGGCTAACTGACACCAAAAAGAATAGCTGCATTTCTCTCACCGCAGTCATCTTCATTTTCACCAACTTTGCTGTACATAAACCAGCCAACCACTGTCAGACACTTCTGCCAGTTCAGCATCTTAAACTAGACTATCCTGAGGCAGCATATGAGGATTACTGTACCTTGGCAAAGGGATGACAGTATAAACAAACAGGCATATTGGTTTCTATGGAGCACAGGGACTAACAACTTCCCCAATCACCCTTTAGCCCAATGCAAATTGACTCAATCAGTCCTTTGTTATTCTGAAATTACAGAGATTATAGAGCACACCTACCCATTTCAGAAGGCAAGAGGCGAAACTCAAGCAAGGAGAAGTTGCTGAGGGACACATGTTAGATCCTCTCCAGGCATGTTGTAACTCTCCTAATAGACCTACTACAAAGCCTTTTTCCGAATAATGTGATGTGAACAGAAAAATACGATCCCCCCTGATCTGTAACTCGTTTTCCTGGAGACCTACAGCGAGTGcttgtccgtgtgtgtgtgtgtgtgtgtgtgtagcccaaGTTTCCTCACTTCGTCTGTCCCGCCGTTTTCATTGAAAACCTACAGTGGTGTTTTCAGGGTAAATGTGCTGGCTATTTAAGCTGAGCCACACCATGGAAAGGTTCAGAATGCCAGGCTGTATCTGTTAGACAACTAGAACAAGATAAGAAATACCTGACAGACAGTCTTCCACTCGTCGAATGTCCTGAGGTTTCTGAACGTAGTTATTCAGGTGAACAACGGTGAGGTGAGGTAAACTCTCTCCGAGCTCGTCGTCCAGTGTGAGTGATGATCGCAGCCATTCGAGTCGTGGAGGGAACGAGGCGCGCGCTACAGCTGAACGCGTGTCTGtctgcaggctgtgtgtgtgaatgtgaaagagagagtgcgATAGGGTAGTAAGTGCCCCCGCCCACAAGGCACATAAAGCCCCCCCTTATATGACCACAGTAATTGCCACTGTTTACATCCAGCTCTTGCTGATTAAAATACCTTACAAGCAGAAGTCCAGAAAATTCTCAATGGTCCACTGGGAGAGATAAACATGCTATAAGTGTCTCGACATGTTCCTCCGTTCTTTTAATACATCGATTACTTTTAGTCATATGAGGATTGCAAGTAatggcagtttaaaaaaaatgtaaaaaaaaaaaaagaattttctGTGTGAGActaaatatttcttttattaaaaaaaggcaCTTATTTGCCATTTTTATGTAACAACCTAGCAAGtgatggggggagagggagggccatcctgcTCACCCAAGGACAGCCTTCCTTCCATAACACAGATTgctgtggcatcaccggggacacaacaacaaaaatatagAGAAAAAACATCTTCATAGCATTTAAgtacaaatatacaaaatatttatagCATTAAAGTAAATAGGACCTTAAAGAATCGCTTTGAAAAAAAGCAGCATTTCAAAAACTGCATGCAGtctaataaacatttaataatgtagtaaataaataacacgTCAAAAATGATTGTACTGCTTttgatttttgttgtcttatattGAAGTGCATTTTTATTGTGCTTTGATTgagatatttttatttaatataatttagaTGTGATATGTATTGTCAAAGGTGCATTAGTTGATTTTGCCTGTGATGTGCAGAGTATGTCAGATAAACAACAAAATGATGTTATAGGGAAGCGATTTTAATCATAGGACAGATTCTGTTACAACAGATGTAGTTAAAATTTGTGCAGCTCGAAGATAAACATGTGCAGAGAACTGAAACAGGGAATTGCTACAACTGTTTTCTCGTTCTTAATCCTGAAACTGAAATAACAGATCACACCAATTCCCAGCCAAGATTGCCAGCCTAATAACTAGTAGAAGTCTGGTGCTTCTCACCACTTAATATGGCCATAAACTGCCTATTTAAGTTGTAAATAGGGGTTATCAGGAAATGTTTACAGATCTGGCTGTGTTTACATAAATCAgggacaaaaacacacagcaatatttgtcatttaaatatttttagagCAGAAAGATTGAACAACATACATCATTAATAgaaaaaataagtattttgtaCACAAGCTTTCCTTTTTTGAGAAGTTTCTCAACACAGATCATACAGGGTTAAATGCATGTGCGTCCACTTTGgttattaattcagtggtgctgagaGCCTCTTAACctcctgctagtgatcatgattgactacaacTGGTAGCATCTCAGTAATCAtataaaaagggtttgtttgaccaGCACACAGTATGGTGGGAAtgtccaaggagctcagtgcagatctgagaaggatggtTGTGGATTTGTGCAGTTaaggaatgtctcttggagccttttctaaacaactgcagattccaagatcatgccatgaactggaagctgctggaacatcaGTGAGAGGCATCTCAACTACAGTTTacagctgaccacatggacaaagaaaacTTCTTCTGGAGAAAGGTTTTAATGTCAGAAGAGACAAAGATTGAGTTGTTTGGACACAATGAccagaggtatgtttggaggagtaagGGTTAGGCATTCAACCCCataacactgtaccaactgtttaGCATGGTGGTGTCAGTGaaactggtacattgcacatGGAAGAAAGAATTCTTTAGCATAACTTCAAGCCGTCTAGCTAGACAGTTAAAACTTGGACACAATTGGTTGTCCAGCAGGATAataaccccaaacacacatcaaggATGGTTGTGGactggataaagcaggctaaaaTTAAGCATTTGGACTTTCCAGTCCTCATCTCAACCCTATcagaaatatgtggactgtgtcGGGTCAATGACTGGACCAACAAATTTATCTGCCAAGGAGAGTGGTCCATTATCCATCCAGAATTGTTCCACCAGATGCTTGTTAATgacttgtatttatttattgggtgAAGCACTTAAAATTGCTTCAAATTTGAGCTAAATATGACTTGTGGTTTAAAAACCAACCTTAGTAAGCCATTGATACACTGACACACTGTAACTGTAATGAATCAGACTGAACAAAGTTGTCCAGAATCCTTCCAATATTGTCTAGCAGTTACAAAAGTGATCTTTGAAAGCCATAAGTAATTTCCTAGAATCACCTGACTAGCAACATATGTAACACACccataaagaaataaacatgaTGGGTGAGGCACTCTTTTATGCCACCTTAGATAAAAGGTTAAATCAAAAATGAAGTGGCAATGCAGCCATAAAATAATCCAGTCTCTGAAACAATGGTGtaacacccacccacacatcgGTGGTGGTCATATTCAACTCCACATTCAAAGCATTGGAATTTGTCTAAGAACGCAAATCATTCAGGATCCTAATATCAAGACTTGCAGTGCTTTATGAAATGGACAAGGAGAGTTACCCCAAACACTGATacataaacaacaacataaTTCACCCTCAGAATGACCAGGAATGATTGGGCTCATGAAACAATAACCCAGCTACAGATGTCAGAGATGTCAGTGGGAACATGTGGTCTGAGctttcagctgcgagtggtttggCATGCAGGCAGGGGGTTAATATTTACTCAGAGTGGACAGTCGGGAACGTGGAAGAGCAAACGTTTGAAGCAAACCCTGGCAATGCACACTGAGGGAAAAGGGCAGGATGTTACATGGGGAGATCTTTATCTATCCATAATCCCAGAGAAAAGTGAAGACGTATGCAACCTGTCAAAGTTCATGCTGTGTCAACGGTGtgcagacattgcttttcactTTGTAGTAGGATTTGCAAggcagtttaacatttgcattCAAATAAGTACTGCAGTGCCTTACAGCACCTCAAAACTAGTCTTGGGACACTCTCTGAATTCAAGTTaagtcatgtttatttattactttccaCCCTAAGTTATCATATAGTTACTTTAAAATATACAGTTGCAAGGAGAAGTAAGTGCACCCATTAgaatgacctggatttctgcattgattacttaATAAATGTGGTCTGGTCCTTATCTAAGTCACAGTTATAGACAAACACATCCTCTCTACAAATTGTTGTGTTTCAGTTGATCCATATCTCTAGGTGCCTTGCGTGTACAGCCCACTTTAACGTCATGCCACAGCATCTTGATAGGGTCAAGGTCAGGACTCTGACTCAGCCATTCCAAAATACATATCTTTTTTTCCCAATAGTTCTTCAGTTGATTGCTGTATCATCTGACGTCTCTTCACCTTGAGCTCATGATACACATTTGAATTAATTGTTCCCCTAATGATGCATCCAGACCCCGAAGCAGTTCCAAACCATGATTCTCCCTTCCTCAATCTTCATTAGTAAACATTTAGGTGGTCTTGGGCAAACCTGAGATGGTCCACAATGTTTGTATAGGCAGCAGTGTTTCATGTGTTTCTAAaagtgaatttttttttaatagtgaaAGTATTCTGAGATTTGTTAATTCCTACATTGATCTTTTGCTGTTAATGTTGACTTCTTGCTCACCTCTTAGAATTGTCTGTTAACAGGACATCCACTCCTAGGAACAGTAACAAGAATGCCGAATTTCTTTCCATTCACAGACAATTTGGCAAAACATTGATTGATGTACACCCACCTCTTTAGTAATGCTTTGTAGCCTTTTTTTTAGCATCCTGTGTCTCTATAACATATCTTAGAGTCTTAACGtaacaaggcttattacacactgaggtgtattattcagaaacgacagggacttctgtacaaactggtggggctattctctgggaatagaagtttgtaataacacttttgatTCATGTCTTTTATCAAACATGTTAAAtgaacatccacagtgcaggctagaaaaagtaaatCTCTGtgttcaaaaaataaataaataaataaataaataaataaatatatattatattactgtTTACTGTTAAATGCTGTCTGATTtttttcaacagaattattactAAAGAAATACTCACAAACTTCATCAAAAAGTAGTAACTCAAAACCTCAAAAGTGAAAACCTCAAGTCAATGTACCTCTATTTTAATCAAATGAGTTACAATTTTAAATGAAAACGGAGGGACAAAAAGTCCTTTTTagatttacagcatttggctaatattattttatttattataacagaacataggctgtttaaagggttaacacGGAGGTTTACTTCCTTTTTCTAGCTTGCACTGTAGAATAAATTCAATGTGCTCGATAAAACATGAACTGTACAATTattagtgtgtttttattttagttagGCTGTGTTTGTCTGTAATTGTGACTTGGATAACAATCAGACCATGCTTCACAAGTAATCAATGCCAAAAGGTTTACTTACCATTTTTTTGGAGCTGCAGCTAAAATTGTGCTTTTGAATGTGGTAAAGAACAATTTCCATAATACATTTTAGTTAGCCATTTAAATTattcttaaaaacaaaacaaaacaaaacaaataatatgTATTTTGGGGTGGTAAACACAATGCAAGCAATGACATTATGTATGTAcggtaaaaaaaataactgacTACAATCCATTACAGTTAGAGAAAAGCAAATCAATATGCatctgcttttaaaaataaagctgattATTTAGGGTTAGATTCAAATATTTTAACAGAAAAAGCAGCTAGTAGGAAAAGTGTTgaggttattttttttaccaaatcATAAAAATGTGAAGAGCAAGTAGTGGGAAGGCATTTAAGTAAATGGAAATCCAATGCCTCATTTGAATACCTTAATATGCATGCTGAGCACAGCTTTAAGAAATCTTCCCTTTGCCCTACTTTACATACCACAACAGTTGTTTGTAACTGAGTTGTTAATGTTATTCCTCTTTATTGTTGTGGTTTTACAGTAGTATGCAATCTTTTATTGACCAAAGATTCTACTGTAAATCATTACCTGTACAAGCTACGAGACTAAAATGCTCATGCCCATGGCATTGAGCCTCCTCTGGCCTGTCAGAGCTGAATGGAGGTCCGGGCAGAGAAGCAGTGCTGggaaagtgagtgagtggagtGGGAAAGTGAGCAGAACAATGATTCACTGAGCTCATCTGGTCTAGGTGGACCACCGGGAATAGAGTCTGCTCAGTGTTAAACCCTCCCTCACTGCTTTATGTAATAGCTTTAGTCAACAGGGCTGACAGTTGAGACCAGTTAAGGCCCTTACAAAGCAAAACTGACCACGACCAAGCCTTCACTCTTCACCCACTTCTGCTTGTGGTCGGACAAGTTGGTGGAGTACAGTCAAAACAAAAAGTTGTTCTGTTCTGCAGTAACTGTAGTGGTTTGTGACATTTGAGCCATGGCCCGTGGAGTGATAGTAAAGGGTATCTTGGaggggagagggaaagagaactGGGTAGGCCATTTTACTAGAAACAGCGAAGCTCCTGTCTTGCAGGTTTATCAGCCGTGGCATCTGACTCACACAGAGAGCACACAAAGACTTGTTAGACCATGTAATAATGAGTAACTACCATcgctttctctgtgtctctattTTATTTGCTCAGAAAACACACTTAAGTGGCAGTTGTGTTTTCTCTAGGCTGTGGCATTCCTTGAAAGCAGAAATTCCAGCATAGTTGTTTGACTATAAGACTACATGAGCTAGAATTTGAAATTCTGAATTATACGTAAAATCAAATCATAACAGTTAGTCAAAATGAAAGTAAATGGATATGAAAAACACAGTTGGATAAATTACCACCCACATATTTCT from Salminus brasiliensis chromosome 19, fSalBra1.hap2, whole genome shotgun sequence encodes the following:
- the LOC140541181 gene encoding P2Y purinoceptor 4-like, which codes for MASLLLQPFSRNLSVPLTTPIPVDSVDVYNSCRFDEEFKYILLPVSYSLVFLLGLALNLVALWMFLTKMRPWNTSTVYMFHLALSDTLYVLSLPMLIYYYANRSHWPFGVALCKIVRFLFYANLYCSILFLTCISVHRYLGICHPIRSLTLVKPRHAHLVCALVWATVAACLVPNLIFVTTTQRDNDTLCHDTSSPDDFQNYVTYSSVVMVLLFGVPFLVIMVCYGLMARTLCRPRQGLSPGQGRSSSRRKSIKLVIMVLTVFAISFVPFHVTRTLYYTYRVLEADCWFLNIVNFTYKITRPLASSNSCLDPILYFLAGDHYRSRLLRAFNRQPVVGRSAEYLQSPAAKKNDLALVYKSPDNQGSSESDR